One Sediminibacillus dalangtanensis genomic region harbors:
- a CDS encoding acyl carrier protein: MADTFERVKKIVVDRLDVEESKVTMEASFKDDLEADSLDVVELVMELEDEFDMEISDEEAEKIETVGDAVNYINSIQ, translated from the coding sequence ATGGCAGATACATTCGAGCGTGTTAAGAAAATCGTAGTAGATCGTCTGGATGTGGAAGAATCAAAAGTAACGATGGAAGCTTCCTTCAAAGATGATTTGGAAGCTGATTCATTGGATGTTGTGGAATTGGTTATGGAATTGGAAGACGAATTCGACATGGAGATTTCTGATGAGGAAGCGGAAAAAATTGAAACAGTAGGTGATGCTGTTAATTACATAAACAGCATTCAATAA